In bacterium, the sequence TCTTCGGAAAACAGTACGCCCTGGGGGCCGAAGCCTGGCGGGACGGGATCCACGCCCTGGCCGACGAGATCGTCCGCACCCTGACCGGGGAGCGGGGCCTGGCCCGGACCCAGATCGCCTTTGTCTCCTCGGACAGGGGGGAGAAGGCCATCTACCTGATGGAGGGGTGCGGCCAGAACTGGAGAAAGATCAATTCGGGAAAGGGCATCGCCATCAACCCCGACTGGGCCCCGGATGGGAACGCCCTGGTCTATACCGCCTACTCCTCCGGGTTCCCCTGGGTGATCTACGACGATCTCGCCTCCGGCCAACGAAGGGTGATCGCCTCATTTCCCGGCCTCAACGCGTTCGCCGCCGTGTCTCCCGACGGCCGCTGGGTGGCCCTGACCCTGAGCCGGGACGGGAACAACGAAATCTATAGAATGAGGCTGGACGGGTCCTCCCTCGAACGCCTGACCAGAAGCCGCGGGAACGACTGCTCCCCGTCCTGGTCGCCGGACGGCACCCGCCTGGCCTTCACGTCGGACCGGGGCGGAACCCCCCAGATCTACATCATGAACGCCGACGGCTCCAATCCGCGGCGGCTGGGGCTGACCGGCTCCTACAACAGTTCGCCGGCCTGGTCGCCGCGCGGGGACATGATCGCATACTCTTCCCTGCTGGACGGAAACTTCGAGATCTGCATCGTCGACCTGGATTCGGGGAGCGCCCAGCGCCTGACCCGGAACCGCTGGAACGACGAAGACCCTTCCTGGGCCCCGGACAACCGCCACCTGGTCTACAGCTCCGACCGGGGGGGGACCACCAACCTGTTCGTCATCGACCTGCTCAATCCCGAACCCCTGCAGCTCACCCGGGGCCTGGCCTGCACCAGCCCGGCGTGGGGCCCGTACCGGTACTGAGCCGGCGCGAAAAACCCGTGAAATCAACGGCCGCGGACGCATTGATTCCTTGATTTATGAAAAACCGGCGTATAGAATCACACAAACTATTTCACAGGCGAACATCCACAACGGAGGTGGAGAGCATGGAAAGAATCGTCAAGACCAGCCTTATCCCGGTCCTGGCCGTCCTCATGGCGGCGGGGTGCGCCTCCAACCGGCCCGAACCCACCGCCACGCCCGACCAGATCAGCCAGGCCGAACTCGGCTATGATTTCCCCCTGGAGCCCTTTGAAGGCGACGTCGCCTTTATCGAACCCTCCGAGGAAGACGCCCTGGTCCTCCAGGACATCCACTTCGCCTACGACAGTTCGGATATCACCCCGGAAGGCCGGGCGGTGCTGTCGGGAGTGGCCGACTGGATGCTCGCCCACCCCAACGCCCGGCTGCTGGTCGAGGGCCATTGCGACGAACGCGGGACCAACGAATACAACACCGCCCTGGGGGAACGCCGGGCGCTCAACGTCCGCCTGGAACTGACCAAGCTCGGAATCAACCCCGACCGGATTCACAGCATCAGCTACGGCGAGGACAAACCGGTCTGCGCCGAAAGCACCGAGGAATGCTGGGCCAAGAACCGCCGCGCCCACTTCCTGGTCGATTACGGCTCCGGGGAGGCCCCGGCTTCGGTGGCCGCGCCCGAGCCCAAGGACATGGAAGAGGTCGAGGTGGAGATGGAGGAAGTCGAGGTGTACCAGGAGCCGGTCCCGGTCCCCAGCGAAGAGCCGGCGGCCGCCTCCGAAGACGATTCCGCCCCCCGGCGGCGCGTAATCGGCCGCTACCATTACTGATCCCCCGTGGGCGGAACGATGATCCGGAAATTTCCCGCCGTGCTGGCCGCCGCGGTCTGGATACCGCTGCTGGCCGGGTGCGTTTCTTCCCGTAACACCGCCGGCGGCGAAGACCCCGGCGCCCTGATCGAACGGCGCCTGCAGGCTCTGGAAACGCGCACCCTCGAGTTGGAGGATATGTGCGCGGCTCTCAAACGCGATCAGCTCTTCCTCGAACAGCAGGTGGAGGGCATCGGCCGGCAAACCGGGGAAGTGAGCCGCGAACGCGATCAGGCGATGGCCGAGATCAGGAGCAGCGTGGAGGCGCTGAAGCAGGCCACCGAGCAACGCCTGCAGATCGTTCTCGAGGAAGTTTCCCGCGAGAACGCCCGGCTCCGGGCCGAGATCGCCAAGGGCGGTTCGAGGACGGGAGGCCGCGGCGGGTACATGCGGGGCTACGAGCACGTGGTGGCTTCGGGAGAGACCGTCTCCACCATCGCCCGCACCTACAACTCCACGGTCGAGGCCATCGTCGAAGCCAACGGCCTCGGCGACCCCAACTCGATCAGGGTGGGTCAAAACCTGTTCGTGCCCGCTCCCTGACCCGGGGGCTTCTCCCCGGGAAATCCTACCGGGAACCGGCTCGGGCGGAAACGGGGCATATCCCCCCGGGACAGTTTTCCTCCGCGGCCGAAACGGCTTGAAGAGGGATATCGACGATCGCCTCCTCCCCCGCCCCGCGGGCCAGGACGACTCCCCCCGCGGTTTCGACCAGGAAGGGACCGGGAGTGGCGAATACCAGACGGCAGCGCTCGAGCGGATAGGGAGAGGGATTGGAGATCGTCACCTTCAGCATCCCGTCCTCGAACGAAGTTTCTATCTCCAGCCGCTCCCGGGCCGTCCACCAGCGGGCCAGCTGGTCGAGGCGGCAGATCCAGGTCGGGCGGGCGCGGACGTACTCCACGAACTCCCCCAGCCGGTCCAGGTTTTCCCGTTCCCCGATCTGGGGCAGATGGGTCAGGAAGACCGCGACGCCGGATCGGGCGTGAATCCGGTCGAAAACGGCCCGGGCCTTGGCGGGATGGACGGTGGGGTCGGTCTGGCCCGTTATCTCCAGCAGATCGATCCCCGGCAGCCGCCACGGATAAAGGATCCTCCCCGGGAAATCCGGCCAGAAAATATTGCGGGGGGTGCAGGCGGGCAGGTTCATGTCCGAGCCGTAGAGAAAACCGAGGTCGGCCAGGGCGGCCACGGTTTCGACCGTTCCGGAAAAGCAGGGACTGCGGTGTCCGATCGGGTCGAAACCGAGACCGCGAAGAAGACGCCGACCTTCCGCGATCCTCTTTTCGGCTTCCTCGCGTCCGAGCAGGGCCATCTCGGCGCCTTCCTGGAGCCCTTCCTCGCGGTTGCGGGGGCAGAAGTGGGCATACCCGTGCTGGGCGATCTCGTGCCCGTCGGCGGCCAAAGCGCGGAGGAGGTCGAGCCGGTCCCCCTCCCCCAGGGGGGCTTCGCCCCGCTGCCGGGGGATGACGAAAAACGTGACGGGCAGTTCTCGGGCCTTGAGCCACTCCCGGAAGGCGCGCGCTTCGGCCAGGGGGGTGCGGGCGTTGAAATCGTCGTTGCTGAAAACCGTGGCGGATTCGAATCCCGCGGGATAGAGCCCGGCCGCCACGGCGGCGTTTCCGGCGAAACGCACGTCGGGGCCGGAGAGGTAGTCGCGCCAGGCATAACGGGTGGTGAAAACGATCCACGCCAGCAGCGCCAGGGCGACCAGGCCCGCTCCCCGGATGGTTCTGCCGTATCTCATCGTCGTGCCCCTCCCGCGGCCGGCGCCGGAGCGCGCGGCGCCAGTACTTCAGTATACCACCCGGCCGCCGGGGGCAGAAGGGGCGTAAGCGGGCCCGGGCGCCTAGAAAAGATCGACGTCGCAATCGATGTCATACAGGTCCCATTCCTCATAGGTATCGTGCGGGAGATCGACCAGGAACCGGGAGGGAGTGACGGCCTGGGTCTCGCCGCTGCGCTGGCGCGCGCTCAGCGGCTGCAGCAGAGTGAGGCGCGTCCGGCACCTGGTGGCGGCCACATAGAAGAGCCGCCGTTCTTCCTCCATGGCTTCGTCGTCGCCGAAACTGGAAGCGGCGGGGAAGCGGCCCTCGGCCAGCCAGAGAACGAAAACCGCTTCCCATTCCAGGCCTTTGGCCTGATGGACGCTGCTGAGCACCACCGAGCACGGCCGGGGAGATTCGGAAAAAGCGTCCGCGGGATCGGTTCCCCCGCTCATGGCCAGTTCGTCGAGGAAGCGGTGCAGGTCGGAATTCCCCCGGGCGTACTCGGCCAGTTGGCGGAGGTCGTCTTCCCGGTTCCGGGAATTGGAATACTTGGCCTTGAGGTAATCGCCGTAATCCCCCTCGAGAACGCGCTCGATCATGGGCCGAGGACCCTGGCCGGAGATCGAGCGCAGATCGGCCACGGTGGCGACGAACGACTCCCAGGAATCCCGGGCCCCGGCCGGGGCCGACCGGGCCGTTTCCGCGGACGCCAGTTCCGCGGCGGGATCGGCGGCCGACGAGATTCTCGCCCAGATCTTTTCCGCGGTCCTCGGGCCCAGGCGCGGCAGGGTCGTCAGGATCCGCTTCCAGGAAACTTCGTCCATGGGATTGTCGACGACGCGCAGGTACGCCAGAACGTCCTTGACGTGGGCCTGGGCGAAAAATCTCAGGCCCGACCGGACCGAGAACGGGATCCCGGCCCGGGTCAATTCCATCTGCACTTCCATGGAGTGGAAGTGCGCCCGGTAGAGAACGGCGATTTCTCCCGGATCGGTCCCTTCCTCGATCAGTTCCGCTATCCTCTGGGCCAGGAACCTGGCCTGATCGTAGACGTCGAGCGGGCGCACCAGAACCGGTAGGGGGCCCGCCGGCCGGGCCGGACGGAGACGTTTGGCGTACCCTTCCCCCCCCCGCAGCACCTGGTTGGCCAGAGCCAGGACTTCGGGGGTGCTGCGGTAGTTGGTCTCCACCGTGAATATCCGGCAACCGGGGAAATCCCGGGGGAATTCCCGGATGTTCCTGAAGACCGCCCCCCGGAAGGAATAGATCGACTGGGCGTCGTCCCCAACGGCCATGACGTTCCCGTGACCGGCGGCGAGGATCTTGACGATGGCGGCCTGAAGGGCGTTGGTGTCCTGGTATTCGTCGACCAGGACGTGCCTGAACCGGTTCTGGTACTCCGCCGCCACCTCCGGGTGAGCCAGGAGGAGGTCGTGAAAAAGCGCCAGCAGGTCTTCGAAGTCGAGATAGTTGCGGGCGCGCTTGCGCTTTTCGTAGACGGCGGCCAAGCGCTCGATCTCCCCCACGGCCTTCTCGAAAACCGGGCATTTGACCGAAACCGCCGTCTCCAACGAGGTCCGCGTGTTACGGGCGTATCCCAGCGTCTCCAGGAAGAGGCTGCTCTTGGGGAATTCCCGGGCCTTGACGTCGAGGCCGGCTTCCCGGATGAGGCCGTCGACCAGGGTGCGGGAGTCGTCGCGGTCGAGAATGGCGTATTCCTCTCCCAGCCCCATCAGAGCGGCATGGCGGCGCAGAACCATGTTCCCCACGTGGTGAAACGTCCCTCCCCAGATCCTTCCCAAGTTCATTCCCACCAGGCTTTCGACCCGGGCGAGCATCTCCCCCGCGGCTTTCTTGGTGAAAGTGAGCAGGAGAATCTCCTCGGGACCGACCCCGCGTTCGAGGAGGCTGGCCACGCGGTAGGTGACCACCCGGGTCTTGCCGCTGCCGGCGCCGGCGACGACCAGGATGGGGCCGTCCGGGGCCCTGACCGCCGACAGCTGCTGGGGGTTGAGTTCGCGCTCGTAATCGATCGGGCCGACGGTTTCCGCGCGCGGGCGGGCGAGCGGGTAATGCTTCTTGGGAGTCATCGAGGTTCTCCGGGTTCCGCGTAAGGATAGCCCAGCGGAGACGGAACCGGCGAGGGAAAACACCCCGGACGGCCGGTTTATTTGAAGGAAGGGTCGAGGCGGTCCCGGACTGCGTCTCCGAGCAGATTGAAGGAGAAGACGGTCAAAGCCAGGAAAAATCCGGGAAAAACGGTCATCCAGGGACAGGATTTCAGATACTCCCGCCCGGCGCTGATCATGTAACCCCAGGCGGGGTCGGGAGGCCTCACCCCCAGGTCGAGAAAACTGAGCGCGGCCTCGCCGAGGATGAAACCCCCGATCTTGAGACTGCCGGCGACCAGAATCACCGGAAGGCAGTTGGGGAGGATATGGCGGACGATGATGCCGGCGGAGGAAACGCCGCCGGCGCGGGCGGCCTGAACGTACTCGCTTTCCCTGATCCCCAGCACTTCCCCCCGCACCAAACGGGCGATCGAAGCCCATCCCACCAGGGCCAGGGCGACGAAAACCGTGACGAACCCCGGAGCGAGAACCACGCTGATCCCGATGGCCAGAAGCAGGCTGGGGAACGCCAGGGTGATATCGGTGATCATCTGGACGACGGCGTCCACGGTCCCTCCGAAATATCCCGCGGCCAGGCCGGCGGCGGCGCCCAGCAGGAGCGCCATCGCGGTGGCCAGAACGCCTATGCCCAGGGAAAACCTGGCTCCGTAGACCACCCGGCTGAAAACGTCTCTTCCCTTTTCGTCGGTGCCGAACCAGTGGGTCCCCGAGGGTCCCTCGCCGACGCGGTCGAGATCCACCTCGTCGGGGGGGAAAGCCGCCAGGAGGGGGGCGAAGACGGCCGCGGAGACGATCGTTCCCAGCAGGAGGAGCGGAATCAACGTCCGAGCGTTTCCCGGACGGATGCTCACCGGCTCTTCCTCCCCACCCGGATCCGGGGATCGATCAGCGCGTAGGAGAGATCGACCAGGACGTTGACGGCGATGAATACCACCGCCCCCAGGAGAACGCCCCCGAGGATAACGGGGTAGTCCTGCCGGCGGATGGCGGTCATGACCAAACGCCCCACCCCGTCCCAGCCGAAGATGGTCTCGGTCAGGACCGAGCCGTTGAGGTACGAGCCGAAGTCGAGGGCGGCCAGGGTGACGATGGGAATCAGGGCGTTGCGCAGCATGTGGCGGATGAGGACCTTCCCCCCCCCCAGCCCCTTGGCCCGGGCGGTGACGACGTATTGCCTGCCCGCGGCTTCGAGAATGCTGGACCGGGTGATCCGGGCCAGGTAAGCGGCGGAACGGGAGCCGAGGGTGAGCGCGGGGAGCACCAGATAGACGAGACGCCCCCCGCCCATCCCCGAAGCCGGGAACCAGCCGAGCAGATAGGAGAAAACCATGATCAGCACCAACCCCGTCCAGAACACGGGAATGGAGATGCCCCCGATGGCCACCAGGGATGCGATCCGGTCGGGGAGACGGCCGGGAAACGAGGCGGAGAGCAGCCCCAGGCCGATCCCCGCGGCCACCGCCACGGCCATGGCCGCCGCCGCCAGCCTCAGGGTGTGGGGGAACTTTTCCGCGAGCAGTTCCGAAACCGGGCGGCGGGTGAAATACGACTCTCCCAGGTAGGGAAGCTTGAACGCGGGCCATCCCGACTTCCCCGGCCCCACGACGGAGAGGTTGCCCAGGTACCGCAGGTACTGGCCGGGCAGGGAGCGGTCGAGCCCCATCAGCTCGCGGGCGCGGGCGATGGTCTCGGGAGCAGCCCGTTGCCCGACCAGGGCATAGGCCGGATCCCCCGGGAGCGCCCGGGTGAGGATGAAGGTGATCAGCGTCACCCCTAAAAGGGTGGGAATTGCCAGAAGAACCCGGCGCCCCGCGTAAGCGATCATTCCCCCCCCGGTCGGTCTCCTAAAGACCGTTCAGTTCCTTCTCCAGACCCGGGCGTATCCGCTCTTTCTCCGACTCCGCGAGGAACGACTGGTTCAAGGCGTCGAGAACCAGCCCCTTGATTTCTTCCAAAGAAAAGCGGAAATGCCGCGAGGCCAGCTCGTATTCGCCGGAGAGGGAGATGTCGCTTATCCCGGGGTCGTCGGTGTTGAGCGAGATCCTCACCCCCCGGTCATAGAGCAGCCGAACCGGGTGTTCCTCCATGCTCTCGACGGTGCGGGTGTGGACGTTGCTGGTCAGACAGATCTCGAGAGGAATACCCGACTCCGCCAGCCACCCCATCATTTCCGGGTCGTTGATCACCCGCACCCCGTGGCCGATTCTCGAGGCGCCCAATATTTCCACCGCGGTCCGGATGTTCGTCTCCCCTCCCCCCTCCCCCGCGTGCACGGTGATGTTCAGCCCGGACCGCCGGGCGGCGGCGAAGGGTTCGGCGAAAAGCTCGGGCGGGTACTGGGCTTCGTCCCCGAAAAGATCGATGCCCAGAACGCCCCGATCGCGGCTGCGGACCACCAGGTCCACGACCTCCAGCGCCCGGTCGAGGCCGTTGGAGCGTGAGACCCCGATGATCAACCCGACCCTGATGGGGAATTCGTCCTGGGCGCGGCGGACGCCCGCCCACACCGCCTCGACCATTTCCTCCCAGGGATGGGGCTGTTCGATGCTCATGAAAACCGGGCTGAACCGGAGTTCGAGAACCCGGATCCGGTCGCGGGCGCAATCCCGGCAGACCCGGTAAGCCACTTCGGAAATGGCTTCGACCGAGGGGAAGGCCAGGCCCAGGAGGTAAAACCGCTGAAGGAATTCCCCGAGACTTCCCACCCGCTCCCGGATCTGCGTGGCGCGGCGCAACGCCTCCAGGTCCCGGGTCGGGAGCTTGACCCCGTATTTCCCCGAAATCTCGAGGAGCAGTTCGGGGGTGACCGATCCCTCCAGGTGGCGGTGGAGCTCCACCTTGGGAAGCCGCTCCCAAACTCCGGGAGCGGCGGCGGGTATGTTTTTCTTGGAAATAATCATGATTGTCAGCTAATTACTCTACCCGCCGGGAATGATCAATTCAACCGTTTCCATCTTATCCGCGCTGTAAATCAGGGGAAGTTCGTATCCCTTCACCCGCGGGGACGTGATGACGAAGGTCTTCCGGTGCCAGAGGAAGACCCAGGGGGCCAGGTCGACTATCCGGCGCTGGGCCCGGCGATAAAGGTCGAGAGCGCGGGACGGGTCGGTCTGGCGGCGGGCCGCGCGGAGGAGCAGGTCCGTCCCCGAATCGGAGAAGCGGCTGCGGTTGCCGGCCGAGCCGATGTTGCCCGAAAAAAAGGTGGGATAGAGGAAGTTTTCCGGCGAGGGGTAGTCCCCCCACCAGGAAAGGTAGAAAACGTCGAAATCGCCCTGGGCCACCTCCTGCTTGAAGGCGGTCCATTCCCGCTGCACGATCCGGGCTTCGACCCCGATCTTCTTCCAGTAATCCTGGATCACCTCGGCGATGCTCATGGTCTCGCGGTCGGCTTTGACCAGTAATTCCAGCTCCAGGGGCAGGGAGATCCCGGCGGCTTTCAGCATCCGCCGGGCCTTGTCCGGATCGTAGCCGTACCCCTTCAGTTCCGGATCGTCGAGCAGGCCGGGGGGAACGGGGCCGGCCGCCGGCACCGCGCGCCCCTCGAGCAGGGTCCTGCAGATCTTTTCCCGATCCAAGGCCAGGTTGAGAGCCCGGCGGACGGCCGGATCGTCCAGGGGGGAGCGGGTGCAGTTGAACCCCGCATAGTAGGTGTTGAGCCCCGACCGCTCCCGGACGCGCTCCTTCCAGGGGGAACCGGCCAGATAGCGTCGAAACTCCGCCCGGGGCACTTCCATGATATCGATCTCCCCCCGCTCGAATTCGACCGCCGCAGTCATATCCTCGGGAATGACCCTGTAGTCGATGCCCGCCAGGCCGGGGCGCCCCTTGAAATAACCCTCGTTGGCTTTCAGCACCAACCG encodes:
- the tolB gene encoding Tol-Pal system beta propeller repeat protein TolB, giving the protein MNMRTAKFFTAVALMAVAGAAGGQTRIKVSKHYADSMRMAVPLFANLGPAENSRMARSLTNLLIDDLTLSGYFLPVENRAFVEEAEQLDRRTGKLNLKEWAATGAQVLIKGGYSVEGGRITIECRVVDISKGRQVFGKQYALGAEAWRDGIHALADEIVRTLTGERGLARTQIAFVSSDRGEKAIYLMEGCGQNWRKINSGKGIAINPDWAPDGNALVYTAYSSGFPWVIYDDLASGQRRVIASFPGLNAFAAVSPDGRWVALTLSRDGNNEIYRMRLDGSSLERLTRSRGNDCSPSWSPDGTRLAFTSDRGGTPQIYIMNADGSNPRRLGLTGSYNSSPAWSPRGDMIAYSSLLDGNFEICIVDLDSGSAQRLTRNRWNDEDPSWAPDNRHLVYSSDRGGTTNLFVIDLLNPEPLQLTRGLACTSPAWGPYRY
- the pal gene encoding peptidoglycan-associated lipoprotein Pal; this translates as MERIVKTSLIPVLAVLMAAGCASNRPEPTATPDQISQAELGYDFPLEPFEGDVAFIEPSEEDALVLQDIHFAYDSSDITPEGRAVLSGVADWMLAHPNARLLVEGHCDERGTNEYNTALGERRALNVRLELTKLGINPDRIHSISYGEDKPVCAESTEECWAKNRRAHFLVDYGSGEAPASVAAPEPKDMEEVEVEMEEVEVYQEPVPVPSEEPAAASEDDSAPRRRVIGRYHY
- a CDS encoding LysM domain-containing protein, encoding MIRKFPAVLAAAVWIPLLAGCVSSRNTAGGEDPGALIERRLQALETRTLELEDMCAALKRDQLFLEQQVEGIGRQTGEVSRERDQAMAEIRSSVEALKQATEQRLQIVLEEVSRENARLRAEIAKGGSRTGGRGGYMRGYEHVVASGETVSTIARTYNSTVEAIVEANGLGDPNSIRVGQNLFVPAP
- a CDS encoding DUF2334 domain-containing protein yields the protein MRYGRTIRGAGLVALALLAWIVFTTRYAWRDYLSGPDVRFAGNAAVAAGLYPAGFESATVFSNDDFNARTPLAEARAFREWLKARELPVTFFVIPRQRGEAPLGEGDRLDLLRALAADGHEIAQHGYAHFCPRNREEGLQEGAEMALLGREEAEKRIAEGRRLLRGLGFDPIGHRSPCFSGTVETVAALADLGFLYGSDMNLPACTPRNIFWPDFPGRILYPWRLPGIDLLEITGQTDPTVHPAKARAVFDRIHARSGVAVFLTHLPQIGERENLDRLGEFVEYVRARPTWICRLDQLARWWTARERLEIETSFEDGMLKVTISNPSPYPLERCRLVFATPGPFLVETAGGVVLARGAGEEAIVDIPLQAVSAAEENCPGGICPVSARAGSR
- a CDS encoding ATP-dependent helicase, with protein sequence MTPKKHYPLARPRAETVGPIDYERELNPQQLSAVRAPDGPILVVAGAGSGKTRVVTYRVASLLERGVGPEEILLLTFTKKAAGEMLARVESLVGMNLGRIWGGTFHHVGNMVLRRHAALMGLGEEYAILDRDDSRTLVDGLIREAGLDVKAREFPKSSLFLETLGYARNTRTSLETAVSVKCPVFEKAVGEIERLAAVYEKRKRARNYLDFEDLLALFHDLLLAHPEVAAEYQNRFRHVLVDEYQDTNALQAAIVKILAAGHGNVMAVGDDAQSIYSFRGAVFRNIREFPRDFPGCRIFTVETNYRSTPEVLALANQVLRGGEGYAKRLRPARPAGPLPVLVRPLDVYDQARFLAQRIAELIEEGTDPGEIAVLYRAHFHSMEVQMELTRAGIPFSVRSGLRFFAQAHVKDVLAYLRVVDNPMDEVSWKRILTTLPRLGPRTAEKIWARISSAADPAAELASAETARSAPAGARDSWESFVATVADLRSISGQGPRPMIERVLEGDYGDYLKAKYSNSRNREDDLRQLAEYARGNSDLHRFLDELAMSGGTDPADAFSESPRPCSVVLSSVHQAKGLEWEAVFVLWLAEGRFPAASSFGDDEAMEEERRLFYVAATRCRTRLTLLQPLSARQRSGETQAVTPSRFLVDLPHDTYEEWDLYDIDCDVDLF
- a CDS encoding ABC transporter permease — translated: MSIRPGNARTLIPLLLLGTIVSAAVFAPLLAAFPPDEVDLDRVGEGPSGTHWFGTDEKGRDVFSRVVYGARFSLGIGVLATAMALLLGAAAGLAAGYFGGTVDAVVQMITDITLAFPSLLLAIGISVVLAPGFVTVFVALALVGWASIARLVRGEVLGIRESEYVQAARAGGVSSAGIIVRHILPNCLPVILVAGSLKIGGFILGEAALSFLDLGVRPPDPAWGYMISAGREYLKSCPWMTVFPGFFLALTVFSFNLLGDAVRDRLDPSFK
- a CDS encoding ABC transporter permease — encoded protein: MIAYAGRRVLLAIPTLLGVTLITFILTRALPGDPAYALVGQRAAPETIARARELMGLDRSLPGQYLRYLGNLSVVGPGKSGWPAFKLPYLGESYFTRRPVSELLAEKFPHTLRLAAAAMAVAVAAGIGLGLLSASFPGRLPDRIASLVAIGGISIPVFWTGLVLIMVFSYLLGWFPASGMGGGRLVYLVLPALTLGSRSAAYLARITRSSILEAAGRQYVVTARAKGLGGGKVLIRHMLRNALIPIVTLAALDFGSYLNGSVLTETIFGWDGVGRLVMTAIRRQDYPVILGGVLLGAVVFIAVNVLVDLSYALIDPRIRVGRKSR
- the add gene encoding adenosine deaminase; its protein translation is MIISKKNIPAAAPGVWERLPKVELHRHLEGSVTPELLLEISGKYGVKLPTRDLEALRRATQIRERVGSLGEFLQRFYLLGLAFPSVEAISEVAYRVCRDCARDRIRVLELRFSPVFMSIEQPHPWEEMVEAVWAGVRRAQDEFPIRVGLIIGVSRSNGLDRALEVVDLVVRSRDRGVLGIDLFGDEAQYPPELFAEPFAAARRSGLNITVHAGEGGGETNIRTAVEILGASRIGHGVRVINDPEMMGWLAESGIPLEICLTSNVHTRTVESMEEHPVRLLYDRGVRISLNTDDPGISDISLSGEYELASRHFRFSLEEIKGLVLDALNQSFLAESEKERIRPGLEKELNGL
- a CDS encoding ABC transporter substrate-binding protein is translated as MVRALRRRYAYIVLATAVAAGCGGGEGSRSDYLRLRLSDDPTTLDPAAIVDVPGGSVAAKLYNGLVAFGPDGAVVGDLAEEWSLLPDGRTFRFRLRPGIEFHDGSGLTSADVVYSLTRLLDPEVNSPRSWLLDPVRGAEEFRSGSAAAVSGLRAPDPLTVEIELREPFPVFICYLAMPNSAVIPASFAGKSPGNAPPPGTGPYLLAEWERGNRLVLKANEGYFKGRPGLAGIDYRVIPEDMTAAVEFERGEIDIMEVPRAEFRRYLAGSPWKERVRERSGLNTYYAGFNCTRSPLDDPAVRRALNLALDREKICRTLLEGRAVPAAGPVPPGLLDDPELKGYGYDPDKARRMLKAAGISLPLELELLVKADRETMSIAEVIQDYWKKIGVEARIVQREWTAFKQEVAQGDFDVFYLSWWGDYPSPENFLYPTFFSGNIGSAGNRSRFSDSGTDLLLRAARRQTDPSRALDLYRRAQRRIVDLAPWVFLWHRKTFVITSPRVKGYELPLIYSADKMETVELIIPGG